In Primulina eburnea isolate SZY01 chromosome 14, ASM2296580v1, whole genome shotgun sequence, the following proteins share a genomic window:
- the LOC140811632 gene encoding probable mitochondrial import inner membrane translocase subunit TIM21: MINLFKRSGFSIKNKCLNIAGSPFIGLERTPSKSVPNMGFAEFSFFSAERSEIGDFSKRVTRRVGDQCIQRKDHRTRRHAMIYQSSFQCAMSNRENTGTSCLVRCLSSGATESTGKKESETQKNVSTIEDPFDAPTYNIPEKPVTFTEGASYSLVILAGLGIAGAAAYGVFKELIFEPKEYEIFGKALERIQNDSQVRVRIGSPVTGYGSESRNRAARQRIPHNKWTDEDGVEHIVVNFHIRGPHGAGKVYTEMFKDKVDKQWKFMYLIVEVTSPSPAQLMLESYVPA; the protein is encoded by the exons ATGATTAATCTCTTCAAAAGAAGTGGGTTTTCAATTAAgaataaatgtttaaatattgcTGGATCACCATTCATTGGACTGGAGCGCACGCCTTCAAAGTCCGTACCTAATATGGGCTTCGctgaattttcatttttttccgCAGAAAGATCTGAAATCGGTGATTTTTCCAAAAGG gTTACCCGTCGAGTTGGTG ATCAATGTATCCAACGCAAAGATCACAGGACCAGGCGACATGCTATGATCTATCAGTCCTCATTTCAATGTGCCATGAGCAATAGAGAAAATACGGGAACTTCTTGTCTTGTTAGATGCCTTTCCTCCGGAGCTACAGAGTCTACTGGGAAAAAAGAATCTGAG ACTCAAAAAAATGTATCCACCATCGAGGATCCCTTTGATGCTCCAACATATAATATCCCAGAGAAGCCGGTGACATTTACAGAAGGAGCTTCATACAGTCTTGTCATTCTTGCAGGGCTTGGCATCGCTGGGGCTGCAGCTTATGGTGTTTTCAAGGAACTGATATTTGAACCAAAAGA GTACGAAATATTTGGGAAGGCTCTTGAACGGATTCAGAATGACAGCCAA GTCAGGGTTAGAATTGGATCCCCAGTTACAGGTTATGGTTCGGAAAGTAGGAATCGTGCTGCCCGACAACGTATACCCCATAACAAATGGACGGATGAAGATGGCGTTGAACATATTGTG GTTAATTTCCACATCCGTGGTCCACATGGAGCTGGCAAAGTGTACACAGAGATGTTTAAAGACAAGGTGGACAAGCAGTGGAAGTTCATGTACCTAATCGTTGAAGTCACATCGCCTTCACCGGCTCAACTAATGCTCGAGTCTTATGTTCCAGCATGA
- the LOC140812235 gene encoding uncharacterized protein, with product MASTVPAKSQPLHNFNLPHLKWNKDGHSNGHHQRRRSVKSPLRRHNPSTVSPLRQSPLRDSASPLAFESTDNLVKQSKIGGGELSNQSSEGEWMKHSLRGSDSVKKSQIRGDSVRQSSKRELASESEALWRSKGCLIEYKRNHSRNPSRVSIKNGAYASTSERAEEKPGKKQKVAEGESAAVNVSKILIKIPPNNKSEEDSTLEELMKLDINDDRDETGVVEEEGKTNNNNDEETKIWNLRPRKPINKCVNTNRDGARVIAAVLSDKNKVHSPSRNLTNRSGEIEGNSGGGGGGEKKVKKKLSVLIALTKEEIEEDIFSMTGSKPARRPKKRAKNIQKQVDFVFPGMWLVSITPDSYKVSENYLKG from the exons ATGGCCTCTACAGTTCCAGCGAAGTCCCAGCCGCTGCATAATTTCAATCTGCCTCATCTTAAGTGGAACAAGGACGGGCACTCCAATGGCCACCACCAGCGCCGCCGATCCGTCAAATCGCCGTTAAGGAGGCATAATCCGTCTACCGTGTCTCCGCTCCGTCAATCGCCGTTGCGAGATTCTGCGTCGCCGTTGGCGTTTGAGTCTACGGATAATTTGGTGAAACAGTCTAAGATTGGCGGCGGAGAATTGTCTAACCAGTCTTCTGAAGGCGAATGGATGAAACACTCGCTGAGGGGTAGTGACTCGGTCAAAAAGTCACAGATCCGTGGTGACTCTGTGAGGCAATCTTCGAAGCGTGAGCTTGCTTCTGAATCGGAGGCTTTATGGAGGAGTAAGGGTTGTTTGATTGAGTACAAGAGGAACCATTCGAGGAATCCTTCGCGTGTAAGTATAAAGAATGGAGCTTATGCATCAACTTCTGAACGAGCCGAGGAGAAACCAGGAAAGAAGCAGAAAGTGGCAGAAGGAGAATCAGCTGCAGTTAATGTATcaaaaattttgataaaaattCCTCCCAATAACAAATCTGAAGAAGACAGTACACTAGAAGAACTGATGAAGCTCGACATTAATGATGACAGGGATGAGACTGGCGTGGTGGAAGAGGAGGGAAAGACGAACAACAATAACGACGAAGAAACAAAGATTTGGAATTTGAGGCCGCGGAAGCCGATCAACAAGTGCGTTAACACGAATAGAGATGGAGCAAGAGTTATCGCAGCGGTCCTGTCTGATAAGAATAAAGTTCATTCTCCCTCGAGGAATCTGACCAATAGATCAGGGGAAATTGAAGGAAATAGCGGCGGAGGTGGAGGGGGCGAGAAGAAAGTGAAGAAAAAACTCAGTGTTTTGATTGCCTTAACGAAGGAGGAGATCGAGGAGGATATTTTCTCTATGACTGGATCAAAGCCAGCTAGGAGGCCTAAGAAGAGAGCCAAGAACATACAGAAACAAGTGGAT TTTGTATTTCCTGGAATGTGGTTGGTATCTATAACACCGGATTCATACAAGGTGTCAGAGAATTATCTTAAG GGTTAG
- the LOC140811880 gene encoding uncharacterized protein, translated as MASMAPSKSQPLHDFNPASFKWSEDGNSSGHPQRRRSVKSPLRRRYPSSLSPLRQSPLREVVSAPSQHPKSPLRDSVSPPLHESQDNLRKQSPIRSRASCKQSPERERMKHSPMGRDAVKKSPVQGDSVKQFPKREFSSESETLERNKGGLIEYRRNRSRNSACESVKYGIFSSSSEHTVQKSEKRQKVTDVDAAGIKNSKFLIKIHRKSKSEEGMMLEVPRKIDANDKGDETDGVKEEMKTDTHINEGNKMRTLRPRKPLNKCLNVNSAGTKISTSVMSDKNKHQSPLRSEANRSMKIEGNNNGGGGEKKVKKKLSVSIALSKAEIEVDIFSMTGSKPRKKPKKRAKNIQKQVDYVFPGMWLISITPDSYKVSEKYLKG; from the exons ATGGCGTCTATGGCTCCGTCGAAATCCCAGCCGCTGCATGATTTCAATCCGGCGTCATTTAAATGGAGTGAAGACGGAAACTCGAGCGGGCACCCACAGCGCCGCCGTTCTGTTAAATCACCGCTGCGGAGACGTTATCCGTCTTCTCTCTCCCCGCTCCGTCAGTCGCCGTTGCGGGAAGTCGTTTCTGCACCGTCCCAGCATCCGAAGTCTCCGTTGCGTGATTCTGTGTCGCCGCCACTGCACGAGTCTCAGGATAACTTGCGCAAACAGTCTCCGATACGCTCAAGAGCGTCATGTAAACAGTCTCCTGAACGCGAAAGGATGAAACACTCGCCGATGGGTAGAGATGCGGTCAAAAAATCGCCGGTTCAGGGTGACTCCGTGAAGCAATTTCCGAAGCGTGAGTTTTCTTCGGAGTCCGAGACTTTAGAGAGGAATAAAGGTGGTTTGATTGAGTACAGAAGGAATCGTTCGAGGAATTCTGCCTGTGAAAGTGTGAAGTATGGGATTTTCTCATCGAGTTCTGAGCACACAGTTCAGAAATCAGAGAAGAGACAGAAGGTGACAGATGTTGATGCGGCTggaattaaaaattcaaaattcttgATAAAAATTCACCGAAAGAGCAAATCTGAAGAGGGCATGATGCTGGAAGTCCCTAGGAAGATCGACGCTAATGATAAAGGTGATGAGACTGATGGGGTGAAAGAAGAGATGAAAACGGATACTCATATAAACGAAGGAAATAAGATGAGAACTTTGAGGCCGCGCAAGCCTCTCAACAAGTGCCTCAATGTGAATTCAGCAGGAACAAAAATCAGTACTTCGGTCATGTCTGATAAAAATAAACATCAGTCACCCTTGAGGAGTGAGGCCAatagatccatgaaaattgagGGGAATAACAATGGTGGTGGTGGTGAGAAGAAAGTGAAAAAAAAGCTGAGCGTTTCGATTGCATTGTCCAAGGCGGAGATAGAGGTGGACATTTTCTCTATGACTGGATCAAAGCCCAGGAAAAAGCCTAAGAAAAGGGCCAAGAACATACAGAAACAAGTGGAT TATGTGTTTCCTGGAATGTGGCTAATATCCATAACTCCGGATTCATACAAGGTGTCGGAGAAATATCTGAAG GGTTAG
- the LOC140812407 gene encoding uncharacterized protein isoform X1: MAIWELHLLRLRNGSLWKLRDIDLDYGRSPNFDACAFDSIDKTSKMSLPGSSILNTFLINDNEEIQSPKKDDKDVNIVEVPEGLKFQRQKDVAEKGEQQKLHGKIGIEKKRKEEEFLELPNLSLELSREEISEDIYGMTVDFSRWKFKNNNSWQI; the protein is encoded by the exons ATGGCGATATGG GAACTTCATTTATTGCGGCTGCGGAATGGAAGTCTATGGAAGTTGAGGGATATCGATCTAGATTATGGTCGAAGTCCCAACTTTGATGCATGCG CTTTTGATTCAATTGACAAGACGAGCAAAATGTCGTTACCAGGATCCTCTATATTAAACACATTCTTGATAAATGACAATGAAGAGATTCAGTCACCCAAGAAAGATGATAAGGATGTCAACATTGTGGAAGTGCCTGAAG gTTTGAAATTTCAGAGACAGAAAGATGTAGCGGAGAAAGGTGAGCAACAAAAGTTGCATGGGAAGATAGGTattgaaaagaaaaggaaagaagAGGAGTTTCTCGAGCTCCCTAACTTATCTCTTGAGTTAAGTCGAGAAGAAATCTCTGAAGATATCTACGGAATGACTG TTGATTTTTCCCGGTGGAAGTTTAAAAACAATAACAGCTGGCAAATATAA
- the LOC140812407 gene encoding uncharacterized protein isoform X4, giving the protein MAIWELHLLRLRNGSLWKLRDIDLDYGRSPNFDACGSSILNTFLINDNEEIQSPKKDDKDVNIVEVPEETERCSGER; this is encoded by the exons ATGGCGATATGG GAACTTCATTTATTGCGGCTGCGGAATGGAAGTCTATGGAAGTTGAGGGATATCGATCTAGATTATGGTCGAAGTCCCAACTTTGATGCATGCG GATCCTCTATATTAAACACATTCTTGATAAATGACAATGAAGAGATTCAGTCACCCAAGAAAGATGATAAGGATGTCAACATTGTGGAAGTGCCTGAAG AGACAGAAAGATGTAGCGGAGAAAGGTGA
- the LOC140812407 gene encoding uncharacterized protein isoform X5, with amino-acid sequence MAIWELHLLRLRNGSLWKLRDIDLDYGRSPNFDACGSSILNTFLINDNEEIQSPKKDDKDVNIVEVPEERCSGER; translated from the exons ATGGCGATATGG GAACTTCATTTATTGCGGCTGCGGAATGGAAGTCTATGGAAGTTGAGGGATATCGATCTAGATTATGGTCGAAGTCCCAACTTTGATGCATGCG GATCCTCTATATTAAACACATTCTTGATAAATGACAATGAAGAGATTCAGTCACCCAAGAAAGATGATAAGGATGTCAACATTGTGGAAGTGCCTGAAG AAAGATGTAGCGGAGAAAGGTGA
- the LOC140812407 gene encoding uncharacterized protein isoform X2, which produces MAIWELHLLRLRNGSLWKLRDIDLDYGRSPNFDACAFDSIDKTSKMSLPGSSILNTFLINDNEEIQSPKKDDKDVNIVEVPEETERCSGER; this is translated from the exons ATGGCGATATGG GAACTTCATTTATTGCGGCTGCGGAATGGAAGTCTATGGAAGTTGAGGGATATCGATCTAGATTATGGTCGAAGTCCCAACTTTGATGCATGCG CTTTTGATTCAATTGACAAGACGAGCAAAATGTCGTTACCAGGATCCTCTATATTAAACACATTCTTGATAAATGACAATGAAGAGATTCAGTCACCCAAGAAAGATGATAAGGATGTCAACATTGTGGAAGTGCCTGAAG AGACAGAAAGATGTAGCGGAGAAAGGTGA
- the LOC140812407 gene encoding uncharacterized protein isoform X3: MAIWELHLLRLRNGSLWKLRDIDLDYGRSPNFDACAFDSIDKTSKMSLPGSSILNTFLINDNEEIQSPKKDDKDVNIVEVPEERCSGER, translated from the exons ATGGCGATATGG GAACTTCATTTATTGCGGCTGCGGAATGGAAGTCTATGGAAGTTGAGGGATATCGATCTAGATTATGGTCGAAGTCCCAACTTTGATGCATGCG CTTTTGATTCAATTGACAAGACGAGCAAAATGTCGTTACCAGGATCCTCTATATTAAACACATTCTTGATAAATGACAATGAAGAGATTCAGTCACCCAAGAAAGATGATAAGGATGTCAACATTGTGGAAGTGCCTGAAG AAAGATGTAGCGGAGAAAGGTGA